The Bradyrhizobium barranii subsp. barranii genome segment TTGGAATTGCCCTCGATCAGATAGGAGAGAATCGCCCGCTCTCGCGGTGACAGATGAGGTGCTATCCGTTCTTCGGCCGCAACGAGGAGATTTGATCGCTCTTCGATCGCTGGCTGAAGCTGAGGCTCGCGATCGAAACCGCTATCGAGCACGAATGACAGGAAAGCCGGTGGAAACACCGTCTCGCCCATCGTCACGAGTTCGATGGACTTGATGAAAGCGTCGCATGAATTGACGTCGACGAAGTAGCCGCTGGCGCCGGCCTTGTAGGCCGCGATCAACTCATCCGGCCGGTAGTGGTCCGAAACGATCGCGACGCGCGCGTCCGGATAGTGCTCTCTTACAAATCCGATGTGCTTCATGGCTGCATCGAATTCGCCGGTGCTGTGGATAATCACAAACAGGAGCTGCTGATGTGCCTGGAGTGTGCTTGTAACTTCATCGGTGCTCGAGGCCGAGACCGCAATTTGAAAATCTGCCGCATGCAGTATTTGAGAAATTCCCTCTCGCAGCAAAATATTTCGTCCGATCAAAACAACTTTGCAGGATTGCCGCCTCCTCATCTTACCCTCCGCAACCAACGCAATGACACAACTTGAATGAAAAACACGCAGGAAAAGGAACAAAGCGTCTCATGGCCCGGTTTTTCTGATTTACAGAAGCCGGGCGCCGTTTAGTTAATAATTACTGAAGGTTAGATTCGATCTTTCGATTTTGCCTATATACCTTTGGTTATAGGCCGATGGGTCCCCAAGCTGTTGGTGAACGGCCGTCAGAGATTGACTTGGGGGCGAAAGAGAATACTGATTCAACCTTTGAATGTTCGCCCTGAGCGGGTGAATCCGTTCGCGAAAGCCTTGCTCCATCGCGATGCTTTCGAACTTGCCAAGTGGCAAGACCGCTCTCCAGCGGTTGTGAGCCGTGACCACCGGGTTCATACGGCCCTTTGATCCGGCGAACTTGATGTATATTGCGATCACAGACTCGTGCGGTTATTTGCCTCATAGGTCCGCTACGCCAAATGATACTTTAGGGAATTGCTCGAAGTTTATTTGTTGGTGATCAATTGATGTTGGAGCGGCAAGGGCGGGGGCCTGTAGCTTCAATCGCGGGAATTTTGGGGGCGGCAGGTTAGGGAGCGCCCGATGCGTCGTGCGACTGTAGTGATTGCAGACCGACACCCAATGGTTTTGCAGGGTCTCGCAAGTGTTCTCGGTTCAGAATCCGATTTTGAGGTCGTTGCATCCTGCGGCGATGCTGCGAGTTGCATCCAGGCAATTTTGACGCTTGCGCCCGATATAGCGATCATGGATGCGGCAATGCCGGAGCTGACCGCGCTGATGAACAATTCGCTCAGCCATTCGGACAGCCGACCAACGCGGTTTGTGTTCTTCGCGCCCAGCGAGGACTATGATCTTGTGTTGGCGGGCGCCCCCGCCGGGTACAGTGTCCTTCTCAAGGAGATGACAGGCCAAGCCGTGGTGCAAGGCTTGCGAGACATTGCCAACGGCCAGACCGTTGTTCCGTTGTCGCCCACCGATCAGGCCGCGCCTCGCGAGCACAGTCCGAATCCGGAAAGTGCGCTCGCGGTGCTTACCGAGCGCGAGCGGCAGATCATGCGCCTGGTCTCTCGTGGTCTGTCCAACAAGGAAATTGGCCGCCGGCTCAACATTGCAGACGGCACCATCAAGGTTCACCTCCACAACATTTTCCAGAAGCTTGAAATCGGCAATCGCACTGCGCTGGCTGCCCTCGCCATCTCGCAGGATGACCGCGCCAATTCGGCGCAGGACAAACCGGCGCAGGACAAACCGGCGCATGCTGGATCGGATCCGGTGCCCGGGGAGCGCTAAGACATCATATCGCACTGTTTGCAGTGCGATATGCGGGCATTTCGCCGAAACCCAGCCGAGCGACTGTTGCACCTTCAGATTGTGCAAGCGCCGGCAAAGCTGCGTTTTCGGTCTCTTATCCCTCGATGGAGAACTGAAGAACGAACAGCGACCGGCCGCCAAGCTCGGGGCTGTCGCTGACTTCCACCTGCCAGGAAATGTAATGCAGGAGTGGGTCCATCACGTCGTGCTTGAGGATCTCGCCGCTCAGTTCGATCGCAGTGGTCCGCGCCGCGGAAATGTCGGGGAGATCAAGTCCGACATCGTCGAGCACTGAATGACCGTCGTGGATATGAAAGAAATACCGCGGCATGGATGTCTCCGGACAACGCGAACATTCCGATGACTGCAGCGAGCCCCCCGCATCACGGTCAAGATTTCGCATCGCAGGGGCGCGCATAGCAAGCGGCTATTCTAGGAGGGCTCAATCATCATTGATGGGTACCCCGACGTTGATCTCTATGATCACGAATTCAGAATGAACAATTGCTTCTCGAGGACTACTATGATGTTGCGTCGACGGAGCCCACTTCGGCGCAGCGTTGCGGCCCCGGCCCTGCGAATCCCCAATGCCCCCGCCGGGGCCGCGCTCTTTTCTTCGCAAGTCCCGCTTGGTCGTCCATCACCGCCGCGCAGAAGTTGCAACCGATACTCCGGTCGATCGGGAGCGGACGGTTTGACCCTTGGGGAGATGATCTCGAAAAATCATATCCGGTAGTAGTCGCGATACCAGCGGACGAAATTGGATATGCCGGTTTCGATAGGGGTGGAGCGCGAAAACCCGGTATCGCGCATGAGATCGCCAACGTCGGCAAACGTTTCCGGAACTTCCCCAGGCTGCATTGGCAGCATTTCCTTCGCCGTGGTTCGTCCGAGCTCTTTCTCGATCAATTCGAGGACGTGCATCAGCGCTTCCGGGCGGTTATTGCCTACATTGTAGAGCTTGGCCGGTGCGCGCGCCGCATCGGCGTTGTCCTCCGGAGCGCGCTCGATCAGCCGCGAGATGACGCGCGTGACGTCGTCGACATAGGTGAAGTCGCGCCGCATCCGGCCATGGTTGAAGAGCTTGATCGGCTTGCCTTTGACGATCGCGTCGGCGAACAGGAATATCGCCATGTCGGGCCGGCCCCACGGGCCGTAGATCGTAAAGAACCGCAAGCCGGTGACCGGGAGCCGGTACAGGTGGCTGTAAGAATGGGCCATCAGCTCGTTGGCTTTCTTCGTCGCGGCATAGAAGCTGACGGGGTGGTCGGTTTTATGCCGGGTCGAAAATGGCAACTCGGCATTGGCGCCGTACACGGACGATGATGATGCGTAGATCAAATGACCACAGGCGTTATGCCTGCAGCCTTCGAGGACGTTGAGGAACCCCTCAAGATTGGCGTCGACATAAGCGTGCGGCTGATCGATCGAATGCCGGACGCCGGCCTGAGCGGCCAAATGGACCACTCTCGCAAAACGATGTTTTGCGAACAACTCGGCCATCGTCGACCGATGTCCAAGATCGATCTGCACGAAGGAAAAACGCGGATCGCGGCGCAGAATGTCGAGACGCGCGCGCTTCAAGGCGGGATCGTAGTAGCTGTTGATGTTGTCCAATCCGACGACACGACGCCCTTCATCGAGCAGTCGACGGGCAACATGAAAACCGATGAAGCCAGCAGCTCCGGTCACCAGGACGTCGTCGGCAACTTGCTCTGAGCGAGATGACATTCGCTGTCCAAGTTAGATGGAGTTCGAACGGCGAAGAAGGCGCCATCGATCGCAGAAAGTTAACTCCCAATCGCGCTGCATCTCGATTGCGCAAATGAGCACACCTGACGATGGCGGCGGAGCCGAGCTGCCAGCGGCGCTCGAACGGACTACTCCGTGCATCCCCGCCACTGTCTCAAATTCCAGGGGCGTAGCGTATGTAATGTCCGAGCGAACCCCGTCATCATCCATTTGCATGAAGATGAAGCCAGGCAAACCTGCAGAGATGTTTCGGCGGCGGGCTTGCCCGACGTGGCCGTCGGCTTGGAGTACGCGCTGTCGAACGATCGACGTCGGTGACTTGAGCACAAACGGCGTGGTCAGGGGTGTTTGCGATGAAGATGGTCCGTGTTGATGCTCTCGGCGCGAATGTATCGAGCATCGGTTTCGGCTGCGCGTCGCTCGGGGGGCGCGTTGGGGCTCGCAGGGGGATCGAGGGGCTCGAGCGCGCGTACGACGCCGGAATAACCTGGTACGACGTGGCGCCTTCGTATGGCGATGGGATGGCCGAGTCTATTTTGGGCCAGTTCGTATCCAGCAAGCGCGGCAGCGTCCATATCTGCACAAAGGTCGGGATGCGCCCGCGTGATACCTCCGCCGTCATGCGGATCCTGAAGCCGATGGCGCGCGCCGCTCTTGCGGTGTTTCCCGGGATCCAACCGCGCCTCTCCGCAATGAAGTCGAAGCCCTTCAAAGTGCCGCTATCGGCCGAGCTGATCAGGACGAGCATCGAGGCCAGCTTGAGGCGACTTCGCACGTATTATGTAGATGTGCTTGCTCTCCACCGTCCCACCCGCGAAGAGGTCGTTCGCGAAGACATCATTCGAGCGGTCGAGCGCATCGTCCAGGACGGGAAGGCCCGCGCCATTTCGATTGCGGGCAATAACGAGGGCGGAATTGACGACCTCCATGAATCGCTACCATACCGGCTGATACAGATCGCGAATAATCCACTCGAGCCGAATCTTCAGAGATCGACGGAGATTGCGCGGCGCAGGACGTTTGTCACGTATGGATCATTCTCGAGCGTCGATCCGCTTGTCGCGAGGCTGGGATCGGAGAAGGAAATACTGAACGGCCTTTACGAGATGGGATACCGGGGCGACCTCACCGAGATCGCTGCTGCCTTCGTCGTGGATTACGCGCTGGCAACGAACTCTACAGGAGTCTCACTGTTTTCGATGTTTCGGAAAGAGCATCTCGCGTTCAATCTGCGCCGGTCAGCGCAAATCCCGGCGCTTCATCAGCTCAATCGCATCGTCGCCGAGCTCTCGAACGGGCCGCGGCAAACCGAACGATTGGTCATGCGTGCGTCGGTGTAGCGATCTAGTGCGGAGCTTATGGGCATGAGGTCTACTCCGTCATCATCATACAATCGGCGGCTGCGCGTGCTAGAATTCGCGTCCCACGATACTACTCGCCAATGTTGTCGACGATATTCGACAGGCGCGCGGGCGGCCGGGAGGCGGCTAGCTTGAGCGTCTCGCCGAAGCATGCGCAGCAGGGCAGGCCAAAGGTGAGGGGGCCAGGCCGATGCCGTCGCGTTAGGAGATTGCCCGCAATCGTGGTTGCGCTTGGTGGGCCCGTTGGTAGTTGCTCGGAGAGAGGCCATGTGCGGAATTGTTGGTGTCGTCGGGCGGGGCCCAGCCTCTGCTCTTCTTTTGGATGCGCTGAAGCGGCTTGAATATCGCGGATATGACTCAGCCGGTATTGCCACTCTCGAGGACGGTTCGCTGACGCGACGTCGTGCGGTCGGAAAGCTCGTGAACCTCAAGAGTCGGCTCGACTCGGAGCCGCTTGCCG includes the following:
- a CDS encoding LuxR C-terminal-related transcriptional regulator, encoding MRRRQSCKVVLIGRNILLREGISQILHAADFQIAVSASSTDEVTSTLQAHQQLLFVIIHSTGEFDAAMKHIGFVREHYPDARVAIVSDHYRPDELIAAYKAGASGYFVDVNSCDAFIKSIELVTMGETVFPPAFLSFVLDSGFDREPQLQPAIEERSNLLVAAEERIAPHLSPRERAILSYLIEGNSNKCIARKIDIAEATVKVHVKAILRKIRVQNRTQAAIWGMNNGSLVRVSNGHALPLSIDREPTLSMCQATADVTKSTPQSRTSLADRPDAHHALNKSRAAPVRAAQLAAPD
- a CDS encoding LuxR C-terminal-related transcriptional regulator, with translation MVLQGLASVLGSESDFEVVASCGDAASCIQAILTLAPDIAIMDAAMPELTALMNNSLSHSDSRPTRFVFFAPSEDYDLVLAGAPAGYSVLLKEMTGQAVVQGLRDIANGQTVVPLSPTDQAAPREHSPNPESALAVLTERERQIMRLVSRGLSNKEIGRRLNIADGTIKVHLHNIFQKLEIGNRTALAALAISQDDRANSAQDKPAQDKPAHAGSDPVPGER
- a CDS encoding DUF6894 family protein, with protein sequence MPRYFFHIHDGHSVLDDVGLDLPDISAARTTAIELSGEILKHDVMDPLLHYISWQVEVSDSPELGGRSLFVLQFSIEG
- a CDS encoding SDR family NAD(P)-dependent oxidoreductase translates to MSSRSEQVADDVLVTGAAGFIGFHVARRLLDEGRRVVGLDNINSYYDPALKRARLDILRRDPRFSFVQIDLGHRSTMAELFAKHRFARVVHLAAQAGVRHSIDQPHAYVDANLEGFLNVLEGCRHNACGHLIYASSSSVYGANAELPFSTRHKTDHPVSFYAATKKANELMAHSYSHLYRLPVTGLRFFTIYGPWGRPDMAIFLFADAIVKGKPIKLFNHGRMRRDFTYVDDVTRVISRLIERAPEDNADAARAPAKLYNVGNNRPEALMHVLELIEKELGRTTAKEMLPMQPGEVPETFADVGDLMRDTGFSRSTPIETGISNFVRWYRDYYRI
- a CDS encoding aldo/keto reductase, whose translation is MKMVRVDALGANVSSIGFGCASLGGRVGARRGIEGLERAYDAGITWYDVAPSYGDGMAESILGQFVSSKRGSVHICTKVGMRPRDTSAVMRILKPMARAALAVFPGIQPRLSAMKSKPFKVPLSAELIRTSIEASLRRLRTYYVDVLALHRPTREEVVREDIIRAVERIVQDGKARAISIAGNNEGGIDDLHESLPYRLIQIANNPLEPNLQRSTEIARRRTFVTYGSFSSVDPLVARLGSEKEILNGLYEMGYRGDLTEIAAAFVVDYALATNSTGVSLFSMFRKEHLAFNLRRSAQIPALHQLNRIVAELSNGPRQTERLVMRASV